In a single window of the Novosphingobium sp. IK01 genome:
- a CDS encoding site-specific DNA-methyltransferase, translated as MVTAVKTRKRTLKAKAPVKTRAAILPPVHDLPPVHGLPVNQILKGDCIEMMRSLPSASIDMIFADPPYNLQLGGNLARPDGSHVDAVTDAWDQFDSFAVYDRFTREWLSEAYRLLKPNGSIWVIGSYHNIFRLGTMLQDMGFWILNDIIWRKTNPMPNFKGTRFTNAHETLIWAAKSEKAKYTFNYRAMKTLNDELQMRSDWVLPICSGKERLKRNGTKAHPTQKPESLLYRVVLATTNKGDVVLDPFFGTGTTGAVAKRLGRHWIGCEREDSYIEVANERIELALPLDESALKTMQSKRAAPKVPFGSLVESGWLAPGAVLTDKKRRWQAIVRADGSLAVGQDTGSIHGMGTKVQNAASCNGWTFWHYQDKDDAKNDLKPIDTLRQRYLLAIED; from the coding sequence ATGGTTACGGCAGTGAAAACGCGCAAGCGCACCTTGAAGGCCAAGGCGCCGGTCAAGACGCGCGCGGCGATCCTGCCCCCCGTCCATGATCTTCCCCCCGTACACGGCCTGCCCGTCAACCAGATCCTGAAGGGCGACTGCATCGAGATGATGCGCTCGCTTCCCTCGGCCTCGATCGACATGATCTTCGCCGATCCGCCCTACAACCTGCAACTGGGTGGCAACCTCGCGCGTCCCGATGGCAGCCATGTCGATGCCGTGACCGATGCCTGGGACCAGTTCGACAGCTTCGCCGTCTACGACCGCTTCACCCGCGAATGGCTGAGCGAGGCCTATCGCCTGCTCAAGCCCAATGGCTCGATCTGGGTGATCGGCAGCTATCACAACATTTTCCGCCTGGGCACGATGCTTCAGGACATGGGCTTCTGGATCCTCAACGACATCATTTGGCGCAAGACGAACCCGATGCCCAACTTCAAGGGCACGCGCTTCACCAATGCCCATGAAACGCTGATCTGGGCCGCCAAGAGCGAGAAGGCCAAGTACACCTTCAACTATCGCGCGATGAAGACCCTGAACGACGAGTTGCAGATGCGCTCGGACTGGGTGCTGCCGATCTGTTCGGGCAAGGAGCGCCTCAAGCGCAACGGCACCAAGGCCCACCCGACGCAGAAGCCGGAATCGCTGCTCTATCGCGTCGTGCTGGCCACGACCAACAAGGGCGACGTGGTGCTCGACCCGTTCTTCGGCACCGGCACCACCGGCGCGGTTGCCAAGCGCCTTGGCCGTCACTGGATCGGCTGCGAGCGCGAGGACAGCTATATCGAGGTCGCCAACGAGCGCATCGAACTGGCCCTGCCGCTCGACGAAAGCGCGCTCAAGACCATGCAGAGCAAGCGCGCGGCGCCCAAGGTGCCGTTCGGCTCGCTGGTGGAATCGGGCTGGCTGGCGCCGGGCGCCGTGCTGACCGACAAGAAGCGCCGCTGGCAGGCCATCGTGCGCGCCGATGGCAGCCTGGCCGTGGGCCAGGATACCGGTTCGATCCACGGCATGGGCACCAAGGTCCAGAACGCGGCCTCGTGCAACGGCTGGACCTTCTGGCACTATCAGGACAAGGATGATGCCAAGAACGACCTGAAGCCCATCGACACCCTGCGCCAGCGTTACCTGCTGGCGATCGAGGACTGA
- a CDS encoding ribonuclease HII has product MPETPIPSASPAFRPRGLIIGVDEAGRGPLAGPVVAGAVVLGRRRIEGLDDSKKLTARRRALLEAEIKDRCHWAVGVVDPEEIDRLNIFGATMLAMTLAVEALLARIGEEKPVREVRVDGNLTPQGRCAQWLWPARAIVGGDAIEPCISAASIIAKEHRDRLMKEAAQRYPHYGWERNAGYGTAQHLAALRAHGPTPLHRRSFAPVAQLVLFQT; this is encoded by the coding sequence ATGCCCGAAACGCCCATTCCTTCCGCTTCGCCTGCCTTCCGTCCGCGCGGGCTGATCATCGGGGTGGACGAGGCCGGGCGCGGGCCGCTGGCAGGGCCCGTGGTGGCCGGCGCGGTCGTGCTCGGGCGGCGGCGGATCGAGGGGCTCGACGATTCAAAGAAGCTGACCGCCCGCCGCCGCGCCCTGCTCGAAGCCGAGATCAAGGACCGCTGCCACTGGGCGGTCGGCGTGGTGGACCCCGAGGAGATCGACCGGCTCAATATCTTCGGCGCGACGATGCTGGCCATGACGCTGGCGGTCGAGGCGCTGCTGGCCCGGATCGGAGAGGAAAAGCCGGTGCGCGAGGTGCGGGTCGATGGCAATCTCACCCCGCAGGGGCGGTGCGCGCAATGGCTGTGGCCCGCGCGCGCGATCGTCGGGGGCGATGCGATCGAACCGTGCATCTCGGCAGCCTCGATCATCGCCAAGGAACACCGCGACCGCCTGATGAAGGAGGCCGCCCAGCGCTACCCGCACTATGGCTGGGAGCGCAACGCGGGCTATGGCACGGCGCAGCATCTGGCGGCCCTGCGCGCCCATGGGCCCACCCCGCTCCATCGCCGCAGTTTCGCGCCGGTTGCGCAACTGGTGCTGTTCCAGACGTGA
- a CDS encoding pyrimidine 5'-nucleotidase, producing the protein MPFDPSRVDCWIFDLDNTLYPASTCLFDQIDLRMGMYIADLLGCDHAEARRVQKMYFHDHGTTLAGLMHFHGVDPYEFLGFVHDIDMAPLARAPRLRERLMRLPGRRLVFTNGDAPYAARVLEALDITDCFEGLYDIHAMDYRPKPEPSAYRGFVSTFDVDPARAVFFEDSARNLTPAKTMGMQTVWLDFGTDWGARAMVEGAIDDTIDATAGQDLPGWLDALAATGRLG; encoded by the coding sequence ATGCCGTTTGACCCTTCGCGCGTGGATTGCTGGATCTTCGATCTGGACAACACGCTCTACCCCGCCTCGACATGCCTGTTCGACCAGATCGACTTGCGCATGGGCATGTATATCGCCGACCTGCTGGGCTGCGATCATGCCGAGGCGCGCCGGGTGCAGAAGATGTATTTCCACGACCACGGCACCACGCTGGCCGGGCTCATGCACTTCCACGGGGTCGACCCTTACGAGTTCCTCGGCTTCGTCCACGATATCGATATGGCCCCGCTTGCCCGCGCGCCGCGCCTGCGCGAGCGGCTGATGCGCCTGCCGGGCCGCCGCCTCGTCTTCACCAATGGCGACGCGCCCTATGCGGCGCGCGTGCTCGAAGCGCTGGACATCACCGACTGCTTCGAGGGGCTCTACGACATCCACGCGATGGACTATCGCCCCAAGCCCGAGCCTTCGGCCTATCGCGGCTTTGTCTCGACCTTCGATGTCGACCCCGCGCGCGCGGTCTTCTTCGAGGACAGCGCCCGCAACCTCACCCCGGCCAAGACCATGGGCATGCAGACCGTCTGGCTCGACTTCGGGACCGACTGGGGCGCGCGCGCCATGGTCGAAGGCGCCATCGACGACACCATCGACGCCACCGCCGGACAGGACCTGCCCGGCTGGCTCGACGCGCTTGCCGCCACCGGCCGCCTCGGCTAG
- the dapD gene encoding 2,3,4,5-tetrahydropyridine-2,6-dicarboxylate N-succinyltransferase yields MTAQLEAAIEAAWEARADVTPRSDDVRAVVEEALALLDAGKVRVAEKIDGEWVVNQWLKKAVLLSFRLNDNVVIEGGAGGAPAFDKVPSKFDGWDDAAFRAAGFRVVPGAVARRGAHIAKGVVLMPSFVNIGAFVDEGTMVDTWATVGSCAQIGKNVHISGGAGIGGVLEPLQAGPVIIEDGAFIGARSEVAEGVIVGEGAVLSMGVYLGASTKIVDRATGEVHIGRVPPYAVVVPGAMPGKPLPDGTPGPSLYCAVIVKTVDAQTRSKTGINDLLRD; encoded by the coding sequence ATGACCGCACAGCTCGAAGCCGCCATCGAAGCCGCCTGGGAAGCGCGCGCCGATGTCACCCCGCGCAGCGATGACGTGCGCGCGGTGGTCGAGGAAGCCCTTGCCCTGCTCGACGCGGGCAAAGTGCGCGTGGCCGAGAAGATCGACGGCGAATGGGTCGTCAACCAGTGGCTCAAGAAGGCCGTGCTGCTCTCGTTCCGCCTCAACGACAATGTCGTGATCGAAGGCGGCGCAGGCGGCGCCCCGGCGTTCGACAAGGTGCCCAGCAAGTTCGACGGCTGGGACGATGCGGCCTTCCGCGCCGCCGGTTTCCGCGTGGTGCCCGGCGCCGTGGCGCGGCGCGGCGCGCATATCGCCAAGGGCGTCGTGCTCATGCCCAGCTTCGTCAACATCGGCGCCTTCGTCGATGAAGGCACCATGGTCGACACCTGGGCCACGGTCGGCTCGTGCGCGCAGATCGGCAAGAACGTCCACATCTCGGGCGGCGCCGGCATTGGCGGCGTGCTCGAACCGCTTCAGGCTGGTCCGGTGATCATCGAGGACGGCGCATTCATCGGCGCGCGTTCGGAAGTGGCCGAAGGCGTGATCGTGGGCGAAGGCGCCGTGCTTTCGATGGGCGTGTACCTGGGCGCAAGCACCAAGATCGTCGACCGCGCGACCGGCGAAGTCCACATTGGCCGCGTGCCGCCCTATGCGGTGGTCGTCCCCGGCGCGATGCCCGGCAAGCCCCTGCCCGACGGCACCCCCGGCCCCTCGCTCTACTGCGCGGTGATCGTCAAGACCGTCGACGCGCAGACCCGCAGCAAGACCGGCATCAACGACCTGCTGCGCGACTGA
- a CDS encoding alkylphosphonate utilization protein: MSDEDYVYDEDTGEWMTASELAAKQAAANTVEVRDAVGNLLADGDQVTLIKDLDVKGAGQTLKRGTLIKSIRLTGDAQEIDCKFDGIKGLVLRAEFVRKR, from the coding sequence ATGAGCGACGAAGACTACGTCTACGACGAAGACACCGGCGAATGGATGACCGCTTCCGAACTGGCGGCCAAGCAGGCTGCGGCCAACACCGTGGAAGTGCGCGACGCCGTGGGCAATCTGCTGGCCGACGGGGACCAGGTCACCCTGATCAAGGATCTCGACGTGAAGGGCGCCGGACAGACGCTCAAGCGCGGCACCCTGATCAAGTCGATCCGCCTGACCGGCGACGCGCAGGAAATCGACTGCAAGTTCGACGGGATCAAGGGCCTCGTGCTGCGCGCCGAGTTCGTGCGCAAGCGCTGA
- a CDS encoding glycine zipper 2TM domain-containing protein: MKKALMVLALAASGLTAACTDDYGYGGGYGGRPGYAGHHRGYDGGYGRGGDWGYYDRGYYSQYGGYDYDRPDPRYNGYYAERYYRADPRYGERRLSMNDRVYRGGDGRYYCRRSDGTTGLIVGGLAGAALGSMIAQGDSRPLGAIIGGIGGAAAGAAIDSNNVRCR, translated from the coding sequence ATGAAAAAGGCACTCATGGTGCTCGCCCTGGCCGCCTCGGGCCTGACGGCTGCCTGCACCGACGACTATGGCTATGGCGGGGGCTATGGCGGGCGTCCGGGCTATGCAGGCCACCACCGGGGCTATGATGGCGGTTATGGCCGGGGCGGGGATTGGGGCTATTATGATCGCGGCTACTACAGCCAGTACGGCGGCTATGACTATGACCGCCCCGATCCGCGCTACAACGGCTATTATGCCGAACGCTATTACCGCGCCGACCCGCGCTATGGCGAACGGCGGCTGAGCATGAACGACCGGGTCTATCGCGGTGGCGACGGGCGCTATTACTGCCGCCGTTCGGATGGCACGACCGGGCTGATCGTGGGCGGCCTTGCCGGTGCGGCGCTCGGCTCGATGATCGCGCAAGGGGATTCGCGGCCCCTGGGGGCGATTATCGGGGGCATCGGCGGCGCGGCGGCTGGCGCGGCCATCGACAGCAACAACGTGCGCTGCCGCTGA
- the crtY gene encoding lycopene beta-cyclase CrtY — protein sequence MMSLRHADIAILGGGLSGGLIALALRKARPECSLLLIEQEQTLGGHHRWSFFGTDVGKAGRDLIAPMVEQAWPGYGVRFPRYRRDLSTSYYTITSARFDAVVRAALPPEAVLTGARVLAAGTGAVTLADGTRVECGAVIDARGMRHHGHLTGGWQKFVGQRLRLAHPHGLARPIVMDAGVEQIDGFRFVYCLPLAPEEIFIEDTYYSDSPTIDQPALALRIAAYARAQGWMIEAVLDEERGVLPVVAGGDWEGFWRSSGGHGARAGTRAGLFHPVTGYSLPEALRQALALARQDDLSHEALADFSRNWAEQHWRKGRFARTLSAMLFLAAPPMDRYRMLEHFYGLDSGLIERFYAGKSTRLDRLRVFAGRPPVPVTRALPVLAASLFKRRGPGAKPLTLAGIRK from the coding sequence ATGATGAGTTTGCGTCACGCCGACATCGCGATCCTGGGAGGGGGGCTTTCCGGGGGACTGATCGCCCTGGCCCTGCGCAAGGCGCGGCCCGAATGCTCGCTGCTGCTGATCGAACAGGAGCAGACGCTGGGCGGCCATCACCGCTGGTCGTTCTTCGGAACCGATGTGGGCAAGGCCGGACGCGACCTGATCGCGCCGATGGTCGAGCAGGCCTGGCCCGGTTATGGCGTGCGCTTTCCGCGCTATCGCCGCGATCTTTCGACCAGCTACTACACGATCACCTCGGCGCGTTTCGATGCGGTCGTGCGCGCCGCGCTCCCGCCCGAAGCCGTATTGACGGGCGCGCGCGTGCTGGCAGCGGGCACTGGCGCTGTCACGCTGGCCGATGGCACGCGGGTCGAATGCGGGGCGGTGATCGATGCCCGCGGGATGCGCCACCACGGGCACCTGACCGGCGGCTGGCAGAAATTCGTGGGCCAGCGCCTGCGCCTTGCCCATCCCCACGGCCTTGCCCGGCCCATCGTCATGGATGCCGGGGTCGAGCAGATCGACGGTTTCCGCTTTGTCTATTGCCTGCCGCTCGCCCCCGAAGAGATCTTCATCGAGGACACCTACTATTCCGACAGCCCGACCATCGACCAGCCCGCGCTGGCCTTGCGCATCGCGGCCTATGCCCGTGCGCAGGGGTGGATGATCGAGGCCGTGCTCGACGAGGAGCGCGGCGTCCTGCCAGTCGTCGCCGGGGGAGACTGGGAGGGCTTCTGGCGGTCGAGCGGCGGCCATGGCGCGCGGGCGGGCACGCGCGCGGGGCTGTTCCATCCGGTCACCGGCTACAGCCTGCCCGAGGCCCTGCGCCAGGCCCTGGCCCTTGCCCGGCAGGACGACCTCTCGCACGAGGCCCTTGCCGATTTCTCCCGGAACTGGGCCGAGCAGCACTGGCGCAAGGGGCGCTTTGCGCGCACGCTCTCGGCCATGCTGTTCCTCGCCGCGCCGCCGATGGACCGCTATCGGATGCTCGAACATTTCTATGGGCTCGACAGCGGGTTGATCGAACGCTTCTATGCGGGCAAGAGCACGCGTCTCGACCGTCTGCGCGTGTTTGCCGGACGGCCACCCGTGCCCGTGACACGCGCGCTGCCGGTTCTGGCGGCCTCGCTGTTCAAGCGGCGCGGTCCGGGCGCAAAGCCCCTCACTCTGGCTGGGATACGCAAGTAA
- a CDS encoding phytoene desaturase has product MKRACVIGAGFGGLALAIRLQAGGVQTTLVEARDKPGGRAYVWERDGFTFDAGPTVITDPACLEELWALSAHRMADDVELLPVMPFYRLNWPDGTTFDYSNDEVALRAEIARISPRDIAGYEEFLLYAGGVYQEGYVKLGSVPFLDFASMVRAAPALARYQAWRSVYSVVSKFLESEKLREAFSFHTLLVGGNPMTTSAIYALIHKLEKDSGVWWARGGTNQLVAAMVRQFERIGGEVRLGDKVERIETLGNRVTGIHTASGWHGNFDAVASNGDIMHTYRDLLGESPVGRRRAAALKRKRFSPSLFVVHFGIEGTWPGIPHHSILFGPRYKGLLDDIFQHGVLPQDFSIYLHHPTVTDPSVAPPGMSTFYALVPVANLGKLPLDWDEIGPILEKRVLDEIGRRLIPDIHSRIVTKFHYTPTDFSDDLAAFQGSAFSLEPILTQSAWFRGHNRDDDIANFYLVGAGTHPGAGIPGVVGSAKATASLMLDDLMSGDLMLENLK; this is encoded by the coding sequence ATGAAACGCGCATGCGTCATCGGTGCCGGATTTGGCGGCCTTGCCCTGGCGATCCGCCTTCAGGCAGGCGGCGTGCAGACCACGCTGGTCGAGGCGCGCGACAAGCCGGGCGGGCGCGCCTATGTCTGGGAGCGCGACGGCTTCACGTTCGACGCCGGCCCCACGGTGATCACCGATCCGGCCTGCCTTGAGGAACTCTGGGCGCTCTCTGCCCACCGCATGGCCGATGACGTGGAGTTGCTGCCCGTCATGCCGTTCTACCGGCTTAACTGGCCCGACGGGACGACGTTCGACTATTCCAACGACGAAGTGGCCCTGCGCGCCGAAATCGCGCGGATTTCCCCGCGCGACATCGCCGGTTACGAGGAATTCCTGCTCTATGCGGGCGGGGTCTACCAGGAAGGCTATGTCAAGCTGGGCTCCGTGCCCTTCCTCGACTTTGCCAGCATGGTCAGGGCCGCGCCTGCCCTCGCCCGCTATCAGGCCTGGCGCTCGGTCTATTCGGTCGTCTCGAAGTTCCTCGAAAGCGAGAAACTGCGCGAGGCGTTCAGTTTCCACACCCTGCTCGTGGGCGGCAACCCGATGACCACCAGCGCAATCTATGCGCTGATCCACAAGCTGGAAAAGGACAGCGGCGTGTGGTGGGCGCGCGGAGGCACCAACCAACTGGTGGCGGCCATGGTCCGCCAGTTCGAGCGGATCGGCGGCGAAGTGCGGCTGGGCGACAAGGTCGAGCGGATCGAGACACTGGGCAACCGCGTGACCGGCATCCACACCGCGAGCGGCTGGCACGGCAATTTCGATGCGGTCGCCTCGAACGGCGACATCATGCACACCTATCGTGACCTGCTGGGCGAGAGCCCGGTGGGCCGCCGCCGCGCCGCCGCGCTCAAGCGCAAGCGGTTCTCGCCCAGCCTGTTCGTCGTCCATTTCGGCATCGAGGGCACCTGGCCGGGCATCCCGCACCATTCGATCCTGTTCGGGCCGCGCTACAAGGGCCTGCTCGACGACATCTTCCAGCATGGCGTGCTGCCGCAGGATTTCTCGATCTACCTCCACCATCCGACCGTGACCGATCCTTCGGTGGCGCCGCCGGGGATGAGCACGTTCTACGCGCTGGTGCCGGTGGCCAATCTGGGCAAGCTGCCGCTCGACTGGGACGAAATCGGGCCGATCCTCGAAAAGCGCGTGCTCGACGAGATCGGGCGCCGCCTGATCCCCGACATCCACAGCCGGATTGTCACCAAATTCCACTATACCCCGACCGACTTTTCCGATGACCTCGCCGCGTTTCAGGGCTCCGCGTTCAGCCTCGAACCGATCCTGACGCAAAGCGCCTGGTTCCGGGGGCACAATCGCGACGACGACATCGCCAATTTCTATCTGGTGGGCGCCGGCACGCATCCGGGCGCGGGGATTCCCGGCGTCGTGGGCAGTGCCAAGGCCACCGCCAGTCTCATGCTGGACGATCTCATGTCGGGCGATCTCATGCTGGAGAATCTCAAGTGA
- a CDS encoding TIGR00730 family Rossman fold protein, whose protein sequence is MKRIAVYCGSASPADTRYVELAAQVGRQLAERGIGVVYGGGRLGLMGAVADGALEAGGEVIGVIPEALVSAEVAHTGLTRLDIVRGMHERKQAFVELSDGFLTLPGGVGTMDELWEAISWAQLGYHAKPVGVLNAFGFYDHLLAFNARMIETGFIRQVHAGIMIAEHELDLLLTRMAAHEPHKPIFAMNAADL, encoded by the coding sequence GTGAAGCGCATCGCGGTCTATTGCGGATCGGCCAGCCCGGCCGACACCCGGTATGTCGAACTGGCAGCCCAGGTCGGCCGCCAACTGGCCGAACGGGGCATCGGCGTCGTCTATGGCGGCGGCAGGCTGGGCCTGATGGGGGCGGTTGCCGATGGCGCGCTGGAGGCCGGGGGCGAAGTGATCGGGGTGATCCCCGAGGCACTGGTGAGCGCCGAAGTGGCGCATACCGGCCTCACCCGGCTCGACATCGTGCGCGGCATGCACGAGCGCAAGCAGGCCTTCGTCGAGCTGTCCGACGGCTTCCTCACCCTGCCGGGCGGGGTGGGCACCATGGACGAGTTGTGGGAAGCGATCAGCTGGGCCCAGCTGGGCTATCACGCCAAGCCGGTGGGCGTGCTCAATGCCTTCGGGTTCTATGACCACCTGCTCGCGTTCAATGCCCGCATGATCGAGACCGGCTTCATCCGGCAGGTCCACGCCGGGATCATGATCGCCGAGCATGAACTCGATCTCCTGCTCACCCGCATGGCCGCGCACGAACCGCACAAGCCGATCTTCGCGATGAACGCGGCGGACCTCTGA
- a CDS encoding phytoene/squalene synthase family protein, translating to MNTASSFSRDALVAHARETIAKGSKSFAAASRLFDAVTRERVWLLYAWARACDDLIDAQDLGGALGDQAGAPARLAHVRALTAQAFAGTPTGTPAFDALGVVARETGLTPAMAEDVIAGFALDVTDWHPREEADLMRYCWHVAGAVGVMMAVVMGVSPRDEDTLDRAADLGLAFQLANIARDLAEDDAAGRCYLPAQWLADADIPPGEQLKPPYRPVLAGLTARLCDLARPHEDSARIGAARLRFRQRWAILAAAGIYGAIARQVAARGTRAWDSRTRVSRGAKLVWIGRALVQALLPVPGRCRTGALRRRFTRRSFV from the coding sequence CTGAACACGGCTTCTTCCTTTTCGCGGGACGCTCTCGTCGCCCATGCGCGCGAGACGATTGCCAAGGGCTCGAAAAGCTTCGCGGCGGCCTCGCGCCTGTTCGACGCCGTCACGCGCGAGCGGGTCTGGTTGCTCTATGCCTGGGCGCGGGCCTGCGACGACCTGATCGATGCGCAGGATCTGGGCGGGGCGCTGGGCGATCAGGCAGGCGCCCCGGCCCGCCTCGCGCACGTGCGCGCGCTCACCGCACAGGCCTTTGCCGGAACGCCGACCGGCACCCCTGCCTTCGACGCGCTGGGCGTGGTCGCCCGCGAAACCGGGCTGACCCCGGCCATGGCCGAAGACGTGATCGCCGGTTTCGCCCTCGACGTGACCGACTGGCACCCGCGCGAGGAGGCCGACCTCATGCGCTATTGCTGGCATGTGGCCGGCGCGGTCGGGGTGATGATGGCCGTGGTCATGGGCGTTTCTCCTCGGGACGAAGACACGCTCGACCGCGCCGCCGATCTGGGGCTGGCCTTCCAGCTTGCCAATATTGCGCGCGATCTGGCCGAGGATGACGCCGCCGGGCGCTGCTACCTGCCCGCGCAGTGGCTGGCCGATGCCGATATTCCCCCCGGCGAGCAGCTCAAGCCGCCTTATCGGCCCGTTCTGGCCGGGCTCACCGCAAGGCTGTGCGATCTGGCACGGCCGCACGAGGATTCCGCGCGGATCGGCGCGGCCCGGCTGCGCTTTCGCCAGCGCTGGGCCATTCTGGCCGCAGCCGGGATCTATGGCGCGATAGCCCGGCAAGTGGCGGCGCGGGGAACGCGCGCCTGGGACAGCCGGACGCGGGTTTCGCGCGGAGCCAAATTGGTCTGGATCGGGCGGGCTCTGGTTCAGGCCCTGCTGCCGGTGCCGGGCCGGTGCCGCACGGGGGCCTTGCGGCGGCGGTTTACCCGGCGTTCTTTTGTGTGA
- the gorA gene encoding glutathione-disulfide reductase: MTDPAPQPTYDYDLFVIGAGSGGVRASRIAAGYGARVAVAEEYRVGGTCVIRGCVPKKLLVYGSHFAEELQDAANYGWSVENLKFDWATLRDAVLRDVDRLNAAYTNTLDNNKVEHFLERATIAGPHTVKLASGREITAKVILVATGGWPVMPTFEGAEHAISSNEVFHLEALPKRVVISGAGYIAMEFAGIFNALGCQVTVVNRSETILRGYDASLRDRLLQITMARGIQYRFNCGIERIEKQADGTLLTHLKGQSDPLPADVVLVATGRRPKTDGLGLENAGIVPGSHGEIVVNDLAQTACPSIYAVGDVTNRIQLTPVAIREGHAFADRVFGGKDTRVAYDCVPSAVFSQPPIASVGLTEAQAREKLGNAVKIFTSDFRPMKNIFGHRPERGLYKLVVDAQSDKVLGVHLIGPEAPEVLQGAAIAVKAGLTKADFDATVALHPSMAEELVLMR, from the coding sequence ATGACCGACCCAGCCCCCCAGCCGACTTACGACTATGACCTGTTCGTGATCGGGGCCGGTTCGGGGGGCGTGCGCGCCAGCCGGATTGCCGCCGGCTATGGCGCGCGGGTCGCCGTGGCCGAGGAATATCGCGTGGGCGGAACCTGCGTGATCCGCGGCTGCGTGCCCAAGAAGCTGCTGGTCTACGGATCGCATTTTGCCGAGGAACTTCAGGACGCGGCCAACTATGGCTGGAGCGTGGAGAACCTCAAGTTCGACTGGGCGACCTTGCGCGATGCGGTGCTCAGGGATGTCGACCGCCTCAATGCGGCCTATACGAACACGCTCGACAACAACAAGGTCGAGCACTTCCTCGAACGCGCGACGATTGCCGGCCCCCACACGGTAAAGCTCGCCAGCGGGCGCGAAATCACGGCGAAGGTCATCCTCGTGGCGACGGGCGGCTGGCCGGTCATGCCCACGTTCGAGGGCGCCGAACACGCCATCAGCTCGAACGAGGTCTTCCACCTCGAAGCCTTGCCCAAGCGTGTGGTGATTTCCGGCGCGGGCTATATCGCGATGGAATTTGCCGGGATCTTCAACGCGCTGGGCTGTCAGGTCACGGTGGTCAACCGCAGCGAGACGATCCTGCGCGGCTATGACGCGAGCCTGCGCGATCGCCTGCTCCAGATCACCATGGCGCGCGGCATCCAGTATCGCTTCAACTGCGGGATCGAGCGCATCGAGAAGCAGGCCGATGGCACGCTGCTCACCCACCTCAAGGGCCAGAGCGACCCGCTGCCCGCCGATGTCGTGCTGGTGGCGACCGGGCGCCGCCCCAAGACCGACGGGCTGGGCCTTGAAAATGCAGGGATCGTGCCGGGCAGCCATGGCGAGATCGTGGTAAACGATCTGGCGCAGACCGCGTGCCCGAGCATCTATGCCGTGGGCGACGTGACCAACCGCATCCAGCTCACGCCCGTCGCCATCCGCGAGGGTCATGCTTTTGCCGACCGCGTGTTCGGCGGCAAGGACACCCGCGTTGCCTACGATTGCGTGCCCAGCGCGGTGTTTTCGCAGCCTCCGATTGCCAGCGTGGGCCTGACCGAGGCGCAGGCGCGCGAGAAGCTGGGCAATGCGGTCAAGATCTTCACCTCGGACTTCCGCCCGATGAAGAACATCTTCGGCCACCGTCCCGAGCGCGGCCTCTACAAGCTGGTCGTCGATGCGCAGAGCGACAAGGTTCTGGGGGTCCACCTGATCGGCCCGGAAGCGCCCGAAGTGCTTCAGGGCGCGGCCATCGCGGTCAAGGCCGGGCTGACCAAGGCCGATTTCGATGCGACCGTGGCGCTGCATCCCTCGATGGCCGAGGAACTGGTGCTGATGCGCTGA